Proteins from a genomic interval of Nitrospina gracilis Nb-211:
- a CDS encoding fructosamine kinase family protein: protein MKNELHGVLKTIYGQPVDISHTQSIGGGCINETLLLTLSNGERVFVKHNDQPPPDFFAREADALRLMGRARNGPRVPQVLGLPKEVNPRYLLLEYIEPGTPNHDFHERFARGLAGLHHMSHGFFGFDRDNYIGSTVQINKPETDPLVFFREHRLRFQQGLARKRGLLPANVDQRFDLLLNKLHLLMDLEGEKPALLHGDLWSGNYFADRYGSPCIFDPASYFGLREADLAMTELFGRLPQRFYDAYQEVFPLNPGYENRKQIFNLYHLLNHLNLFGSSYLSSVKAVVNRFV from the coding sequence ATGAAAAACGAACTGCACGGCGTGCTGAAAACGATTTACGGGCAACCGGTCGATATCAGTCACACGCAATCCATCGGCGGCGGATGCATCAATGAAACCCTTCTGCTGACCCTGTCCAACGGCGAGCGCGTGTTCGTCAAGCACAACGACCAGCCACCGCCTGATTTTTTTGCACGGGAAGCGGATGCGCTCCGCCTCATGGGCCGTGCCAGAAACGGCCCGCGCGTGCCGCAGGTTCTCGGCCTGCCGAAAGAGGTCAACCCCCGCTACCTGCTTCTCGAATACATCGAACCGGGCACGCCCAACCACGATTTCCACGAACGCTTCGCCCGTGGGCTGGCAGGACTGCACCACATGTCGCACGGGTTTTTCGGTTTCGACCGCGACAATTACATCGGCTCCACGGTGCAGATCAACAAACCGGAAACCGATCCGCTCGTTTTCTTTCGCGAGCATCGCCTGCGCTTTCAGCAGGGGCTGGCGCGGAAGCGCGGCCTGCTCCCCGCCAACGTGGATCAGCGCTTCGACCTGTTACTCAACAAGCTCCACCTGCTCATGGATCTCGAGGGTGAAAAGCCCGCCCTCCTGCACGGCGATTTGTGGTCAGGCAATTACTTCGCCGACCGCTATGGCTCCCCCTGCATTTTCGATCCGGCCAGCTACTTCGGCCTGCGCGAGGCGGATCTCGCCATGACGGAGTTGTTCGGCCGTCTGCCGCAACGGTTTTACGACGCCTATCAGGAAGTGTTTCCCCTGAATCCGGGCTACGAAAACCGGAAACAGATATTTAACCTGTACCATCTGCTCAATCACCTCAACCTTTTTGGAAGTTCTTATCTGTCTTCGGTGAAAGCCGTGGTGAACCGGTTCGTCTGA
- the purC gene encoding phosphoribosylaminoimidazolesuccinocarboxamide synthase, with protein MKRLEKIYEGKAKSIHTTDDPDMVIQYFKDDASAFNGIKKGEIVDKGIINNHVSTAIFKFLESKGIKTHLVEELNDREMLVKKLDIILVEVVLRNVVAGSLAKRMGRPEGETLKNPILEFYYKNDELGDPMINEYHIREFGLATDEEIEVLREQGLKINQLLWDYFKERKIRLVDFKLEFGRHKGEILLGDEISPDGCRLWHWDTNEKMDKDRFRFNLGQVKEKYEEVYHMICG; from the coding sequence ATGAAACGATTGGAAAAGATATACGAAGGCAAAGCCAAAAGCATTCACACCACCGACGACCCGGATATGGTGATCCAGTATTTCAAGGACGATGCGTCCGCGTTCAACGGTATCAAGAAGGGCGAGATCGTGGACAAGGGCATTATCAACAACCACGTGTCCACCGCCATCTTCAAATTCCTCGAAAGCAAGGGCATCAAAACCCACCTGGTGGAGGAGTTGAATGACCGCGAGATGCTGGTGAAGAAGCTGGACATCATCCTGGTCGAGGTGGTCCTGCGCAATGTGGTGGCGGGCAGTCTGGCCAAGCGCATGGGCCGGCCGGAAGGCGAAACGCTGAAGAATCCCATCCTCGAGTTCTATTACAAGAACGACGAGCTGGGCGATCCCATGATCAACGAATACCACATCCGCGAATTCGGGTTGGCGACGGATGAGGAGATCGAAGTGCTCCGCGAGCAGGGACTCAAGATCAACCAGCTGCTGTGGGACTACTTCAAAGAACGCAAGATCCGCCTTGTGGATTTCAAACTCGAGTTTGGCCGCCACAAGGGAGAGATTTTGCTGGGCGATGAGATCAGCCCGGACGGGTGCCGGCTGTGGCACTGGGACACCAATGAGAAGATGGACAAAGACCGGTTCCGTTTCAACCTGGGGCAGGTGAAAGAAAAATACGAAGAGGTGTACCACATGATCTGTGGTTGA
- a CDS encoding MG2 domain-containing protein, with the protein MTTPSRSIKNVFWCALALLALLVPSTPSFSDSSQDVFEQLKTEAELLYEHGSYSRAHKVYLDAASLVLNEDDTRWVQFRLADTLWRAQSASSNPDTTTVDKARFQLEKMVRDVKHPEFRDRIWAEVQESLGDFWWSRTQARSWGNGWRYYQNALEWWAGARDVEQARERYLNMIWKIAQPSWVTPHYHYGYYGMNVPIQVLDNARKIARKDADRHQAQYLYAMALRNRGNVWQQQKIPEAFEEALQAGRASEWHDDALYHYAQWLAGSGEVIILANGQTVRQQNYKKALGYYKQLLREFDKGETRYYDDAKRQVESITRPVLTLGVPSIFLPGTTPEFTVNWRNVSEIELDLYAIDLTRDVDLTEESNPSQWMDGVNLLLKTAKQSWSEDTEDQGDHMPGGRTIELKEKLPAGAYLLRATGGGQEARELILVTDAALVTQNAGQQALGYFCDSMSGAPIAGAKVRFFEHYYDGQKWHWRDVEGKTNEDGLAVFELKESHYNSQFFMAAGLKDRQALVMGYSPHYRGDQQPWKIYVHTDRPAYRPGETVRWKLTARTYDGEIYHTPYKEKLKYTVYDPRGTKMKEDTATLNEFGSAWGELELPATLPLGEYRIEFRTAGKNSRHIGQAAMFRLEEYKLPEFKVAVKSPEEDGKPKVFSLGDEVTVDITAEYYFGGPVANANVEVVVYQKPYYHFWQEERTYPWYYGDMIQKPHRYWGNGQQVKREVLKTDQEGKAKLTFETQPGGQDLEYQIEARVTDASRREVVAKDTVKVTRHPYFVQLKGEHNLYQPQDKVSVYVKSVDANQRPHPATGTVTVTRDYWFEIWIAPDGHDVQGAELKSVRQKIAIFPPPPVPGQPGWRLKFRGYQHDEILKRSVTTDAEGEAVFAFTPEREGYYRFSWSSQKNPQSLPITAETTVWVANNHTTDLGYRHGGLEIIADKDTFHAGETAPVMLVSNTNDRYVLFSLSADDLYSYQLVHLTGNVKLVQLEIQEKHVPNLFLNGLMVSDNQIHRDIKQVVVPPVKQFLNVEVKTDRDQYRPREEGTLSVTALDHKGQPVATEVALSLVDESVFYIQDDLAPDPRQFFFGSKRSNQLSMASTFQMKTYRDRKREGQLRQNELERRAYKSGRFEDHGFQNQYGAASKMKAPYAPEPSEIVEESASMMAMDMAQMKSEATVGSKERVEMDEGGGVEQGAVTVRSDFRTTVFWQPNVLTGKDGKATVKVTFPDSLTEWRATARVVDRSNRFGIATHHTHTQNPLIVRLQAPRFFVVGDEVTLSAVINNNTDEAMDVAPGIDAAGGVRLVKRLTHTATGRTPLNLVSVPARGEVRVDWLAVVEKPGDVKIQVLARTPQLSDAMEKRFVVHEHGIEKFLAKSGKVRGKAVSVLLDIPAERKLDSTQLTVQVSPSIAVTLLDSLPYLIDFPYGCTEQTLSRFLPTVIVGKTLRDLGVDEADVMDRVFGGIDPKHTSKTHPKGKHNLKKLEAMVRAGLDRLYDFQHSDGGWGWWKKGDSDPFMSAYVLWGLGLAREAGVDVRADVMDRAYRYLNRALVEAETQFDMQAFLLHAATHHGHKQNDRTNKFQVKAYANLWRNKDRLNAYGRALLALSAHYLDRKEDARTLVENLENGVQIDNRPDQTILHHGMRGDNAGVMTTAHWGEDGIYYRWSDGGVEATAFALRALLTIDPGHKLIEPAMNWLVKNRRGAHWSNTRNTAIAVLALNDYLKTSGELEGGQEYEVIVNGTSIAKTKVDDALQAPGRYAVDAAHIRNGANEIRIERSGEGPLYFAAQAEFFSLEEPVTPAGNEIFVKRQYYKLVGRPSLLKGYVYDKQPLNDGDLVTSGDRIETVLTIEAKNHYEYLVFEDLKPAGFEAVEVRSGGDLHARELKWSAILKKFGHESEPVAGKEGQLKDVALPPYLSSSDYTGRSRWVYQELRDRKVAMFVDKLPQGVWEIRYTLRAEVPGTFHALPVLGHAMYIPEIRANGAEARIRVVDRTE; encoded by the coding sequence ATGACGACCCCATCCCGGTCCATCAAAAATGTTTTTTGGTGCGCACTTGCCCTGCTGGCCCTGCTGGTTCCATCCACACCTTCCTTTTCCGATTCCTCGCAGGACGTATTCGAGCAACTCAAGACGGAGGCGGAGTTGCTGTACGAACACGGCTCGTATTCCCGCGCGCACAAGGTGTACCTGGACGCGGCCAGCCTGGTTTTGAACGAAGACGACACGCGCTGGGTGCAGTTCCGGCTGGCGGACACGTTGTGGCGAGCGCAGTCGGCTTCCAGCAACCCGGACACCACCACCGTGGACAAGGCGCGGTTTCAACTGGAAAAAATGGTGCGCGACGTCAAGCATCCAGAGTTCCGCGACCGCATCTGGGCGGAGGTGCAGGAATCGCTCGGCGATTTCTGGTGGTCGCGCACGCAGGCGCGCAGCTGGGGCAACGGCTGGCGGTATTACCAGAACGCCCTCGAATGGTGGGCGGGGGCGCGCGATGTGGAACAGGCGCGTGAACGTTACCTCAACATGATCTGGAAAATCGCGCAACCGTCGTGGGTCACGCCGCATTACCACTACGGTTACTATGGCATGAACGTGCCCATTCAGGTTCTCGACAACGCGCGCAAGATCGCCAGGAAAGATGCGGACCGCCACCAAGCGCAGTATCTCTACGCCATGGCGCTCCGCAATCGCGGCAACGTCTGGCAACAGCAGAAAATTCCGGAAGCGTTCGAGGAGGCGCTGCAAGCGGGGCGCGCCTCGGAATGGCACGATGATGCGCTCTACCATTACGCGCAGTGGCTGGCGGGTTCCGGCGAGGTCATCATCCTCGCCAACGGACAGACGGTGCGCCAGCAGAACTATAAAAAAGCACTCGGCTACTACAAGCAACTGCTCCGCGAGTTCGATAAGGGCGAGACACGCTATTACGACGACGCCAAACGTCAGGTCGAGTCCATCACCCGCCCGGTACTGACCCTCGGCGTGCCCAGCATCTTCCTCCCCGGCACCACGCCGGAGTTCACGGTCAACTGGCGGAACGTGTCGGAAATCGAGCTGGATCTGTACGCCATCGACCTCACCCGCGACGTGGATTTGACCGAGGAGAGCAATCCGTCCCAGTGGATGGACGGCGTCAACCTGCTCCTCAAGACCGCGAAGCAATCATGGAGCGAAGACACCGAGGATCAGGGCGACCACATGCCCGGCGGACGCACCATCGAATTGAAAGAGAAACTGCCTGCGGGCGCGTACCTGCTTCGCGCCACCGGCGGAGGGCAGGAAGCACGGGAGCTGATCCTCGTCACCGACGCGGCGCTGGTGACGCAGAACGCAGGCCAGCAGGCTCTGGGTTATTTCTGCGACAGCATGAGCGGTGCGCCCATCGCCGGGGCCAAGGTGCGCTTTTTCGAACATTACTACGACGGCCAGAAATGGCACTGGCGGGATGTGGAAGGAAAAACCAATGAAGACGGGCTGGCGGTATTCGAACTGAAAGAAAGCCACTACAATTCGCAGTTCTTCATGGCGGCTGGCTTGAAGGACCGGCAGGCGCTGGTCATGGGCTACAGCCCGCACTATCGGGGAGACCAGCAACCGTGGAAGATTTACGTGCACACCGACCGCCCGGCGTACCGCCCGGGGGAAACCGTGCGATGGAAGCTGACCGCGCGCACTTATGACGGCGAGATCTATCACACGCCCTACAAAGAAAAACTCAAATATACGGTTTACGATCCGCGCGGAACAAAGATGAAAGAGGACACCGCGACGCTGAACGAATTCGGAAGCGCGTGGGGCGAGTTGGAACTGCCCGCCACCCTGCCGCTCGGCGAATACCGGATCGAGTTCCGCACTGCCGGCAAAAACAGCCGGCACATCGGGCAAGCGGCGATGTTCCGTCTCGAAGAATACAAACTGCCGGAGTTCAAAGTCGCAGTCAAAAGCCCGGAGGAGGACGGCAAACCCAAGGTGTTTTCGCTGGGAGATGAGGTGACGGTGGACATCACGGCCGAGTATTATTTCGGCGGACCCGTCGCCAACGCCAACGTGGAAGTCGTGGTGTACCAGAAACCGTATTACCACTTCTGGCAGGAAGAACGCACCTATCCCTGGTATTACGGCGACATGATCCAGAAACCGCACCGCTACTGGGGAAACGGCCAGCAGGTGAAGCGCGAGGTACTGAAGACCGACCAGGAAGGCAAGGCGAAACTCACCTTCGAAACCCAGCCCGGCGGACAGGACCTTGAGTATCAGATCGAAGCGCGGGTGACCGATGCCTCCCGCCGCGAAGTGGTGGCGAAGGACACGGTGAAGGTGACGCGTCATCCGTATTTCGTGCAGTTGAAAGGCGAACACAACCTGTACCAGCCGCAGGACAAGGTGAGCGTCTACGTGAAGTCGGTGGACGCCAACCAGCGTCCGCACCCCGCCACGGGCACGGTGACGGTGACGCGTGATTACTGGTTCGAAATCTGGATCGCCCCGGACGGGCACGATGTCCAGGGTGCGGAATTGAAATCGGTGCGCCAGAAAATAGCCATCTTCCCGCCCCCGCCGGTGCCGGGCCAACCCGGCTGGCGCTTGAAATTCCGCGGCTACCAGCATGACGAAATCCTGAAACGCTCCGTCACCACCGACGCGGAAGGGGAAGCTGTGTTTGCCTTCACTCCGGAGCGGGAAGGTTATTACCGCTTCTCGTGGTCGTCGCAGAAAAACCCACAGAGCCTGCCCATCACCGCCGAAACCACGGTGTGGGTGGCTAACAACCACACCACCGACCTTGGCTACCGTCACGGCGGGCTGGAAATCATCGCCGATAAAGATACGTTTCACGCAGGCGAGACCGCACCTGTCATGCTGGTGTCCAACACGAATGACCGCTATGTGCTGTTCAGCCTGTCCGCCGACGATCTGTACAGCTACCAGCTCGTGCACCTGACAGGCAACGTAAAGCTGGTGCAACTCGAAATCCAGGAAAAGCACGTGCCCAACCTGTTTTTGAACGGACTCATGGTGAGCGACAACCAGATTCACCGCGATATAAAACAGGTCGTCGTTCCGCCGGTGAAGCAGTTCCTGAACGTGGAGGTGAAGACGGATCGTGACCAGTACCGGCCGCGTGAGGAAGGTACGCTCTCCGTCACGGCGCTTGATCACAAGGGGCAGCCGGTGGCGACGGAGGTGGCGCTGTCGCTGGTCGATGAGTCGGTGTTCTATATTCAGGACGACCTCGCACCCGATCCGCGCCAATTTTTCTTTGGCAGCAAGCGGTCCAACCAGCTCAGCATGGCGAGCACGTTTCAGATGAAAACTTACCGCGACCGCAAGCGTGAAGGCCAACTGCGGCAGAACGAGCTGGAGCGGCGCGCGTATAAATCGGGTCGTTTCGAGGATCATGGATTTCAGAACCAGTACGGCGCGGCTTCCAAAATGAAGGCGCCGTACGCCCCCGAGCCCAGCGAAATCGTGGAGGAGTCCGCGTCCATGATGGCCATGGACATGGCGCAGATGAAATCGGAGGCAACGGTCGGCAGTAAGGAAAGAGTCGAAATGGATGAAGGCGGCGGGGTGGAGCAAGGTGCCGTGACCGTGCGTTCGGATTTTCGCACCACGGTGTTCTGGCAACCCAACGTGCTTACCGGCAAAGATGGCAAGGCAACGGTGAAGGTGACTTTCCCTGATTCCTTGACCGAATGGCGCGCCACGGCACGCGTTGTGGACCGAAGCAACCGCTTCGGTATTGCCACCCACCACACCCACACGCAGAATCCGCTCATCGTCCGCCTGCAGGCACCACGTTTTTTTGTGGTGGGTGACGAGGTCACGCTGTCCGCCGTGATCAACAACAACACCGATGAGGCAATGGACGTGGCGCCGGGCATCGACGCGGCAGGCGGCGTGCGGTTGGTCAAGCGCCTCACCCACACCGCCACCGGTCGAACCCCTCTGAACCTCGTGTCCGTTCCCGCGCGCGGGGAAGTGCGCGTGGACTGGCTGGCGGTGGTGGAAAAACCGGGTGACGTGAAAATCCAGGTGCTGGCGCGCACGCCGCAGTTGAGCGATGCCATGGAAAAGCGTTTCGTGGTGCATGAACACGGCATCGAAAAATTCCTCGCCAAATCCGGCAAGGTGCGCGGCAAGGCGGTGTCGGTCCTGCTCGACATTCCGGCGGAGCGCAAGCTCGACTCCACGCAACTGACTGTGCAGGTGAGCCCGAGCATCGCCGTCACCCTGCTCGATTCCCTGCCTTACCTGATCGACTTTCCCTACGGATGCACCGAACAGACATTGAGCCGCTTCCTGCCGACGGTGATTGTCGGCAAGACCCTGCGCGACCTGGGTGTGGATGAAGCCGATGTGATGGACCGCGTTTTCGGCGGCATCGATCCCAAGCACACAAGTAAGACGCACCCCAAGGGCAAACACAATCTGAAAAAGCTGGAAGCCATGGTGCGAGCGGGCCTGGACCGGCTGTATGACTTTCAACATTCCGACGGCGGCTGGGGCTGGTGGAAGAAAGGCGACAGCGATCCATTCATGTCGGCGTACGTGCTGTGGGGATTGGGTCTGGCCCGCGAGGCGGGAGTGGACGTGCGGGCGGATGTCATGGACCGGGCCTACCGCTACCTCAACCGCGCACTGGTGGAAGCCGAGACACAATTCGACATGCAAGCCTTCCTGCTTCATGCGGCGACACACCACGGCCATAAGCAGAATGACCGAACGAACAAATTTCAGGTGAAGGCGTACGCTAATTTATGGAGGAACAAAGACCGGTTGAACGCCTACGGGCGCGCCCTGCTGGCACTCTCCGCCCACTACCTGGACCGGAAGGAGGACGCGCGCACGCTGGTGGAAAATCTCGAGAATGGAGTGCAGATCGACAACCGGCCGGACCAGACCATTCTGCATCACGGCATGAGAGGGGACAACGCCGGCGTGATGACGACGGCGCACTGGGGCGAGGACGGCATCTATTACCGCTGGTCCGACGGAGGGGTGGAGGCCACGGCGTTCGCCCTGCGCGCGCTCCTCACCATCGATCCAGGTCATAAACTGATCGAGCCCGCCATGAACTGGCTGGTGAAGAACCGGCGCGGCGCGCACTGGAGTAATACGCGCAATACCGCCATCGCCGTGCTCGCGCTCAACGACTATCTCAAAACCTCCGGCGAGCTGGAGGGCGGCCAGGAGTACGAAGTGATCGTGAACGGCACATCCATCGCCAAAACGAAAGTGGATGATGCGTTGCAGGCTCCCGGCCGGTATGCGGTCGATGCCGCGCACATCCGCAACGGCGCCAATGAAATCCGTATTGAGCGGAGCGGCGAGGGTCCGCTGTACTTCGCAGCGCAGGCGGAGTTTTTCAGCCTGGAAGAACCGGTCACCCCGGCGGGCAATGAGATCTTCGTCAAGCGGCAGTACTACAAACTGGTGGGGCGGCCGAGCCTGCTGAAAGGCTACGTCTATGACAAACAACCGCTCAACGACGGCGACCTCGTCACCAGCGGCGACCGCATCGAGACCGTCCTCACCATTGAGGCGAAAAACCATTACGAGTATCTGGTGTTCGAGGACCTCAAGCCCGCGGGCTTTGAGGCGGTGGAAGTGCGAAGCGGCGGCGACCTGCACGCCCGCGAGTTGAAATGGTCGGCCATCCTGAAAAAATTCGGCCATGAGTCCGAACCCGTAGCCGGGAAGGAGGGCCAGTTGAAGGACGTGGCTCTGCCGCCGTATCTTTCCTCCAGTGACTACACCGGGCGCTCGCGCTGGGTGTACCAGGAATTGCGTGACAGGAAGGTGGCCATGTTTGTGGACAAACTGCCGCAGGGCGTGTGGGAGATCCGCTACACCTTGCGGGCGGAAGTGCCGGGAACATTCCACGCGCTGCCGGTGCTGGGCCACGCCATGTATATCCCGGAAATCCGCGCCAACGGGGCGGAGGCGCGCATCCGGGTGGTGGACCGGACGGAGTGA
- a CDS encoding low molecular weight protein-tyrosine-phosphatase, with protein sequence MGPSKTIEICFVCLGNICRSPLAEGVFQHLVNSQNLQEKIIIDSAGTGSWHVGSPPDRRMEATARKKGVRLTSIAQQFQPGDFRRYDLVIAMDRSNLQSLEYMCAPDVAQQKLKLFRSFDPHANGDLDVPDPYYGGQAGFENVFEIVNRTCPQILEYIRTRF encoded by the coding sequence ATGGGCCCCTCCAAAACCATTGAAATCTGCTTCGTTTGCCTCGGCAACATCTGCCGCTCGCCACTCGCCGAAGGGGTTTTTCAGCACCTCGTCAACTCACAGAATTTACAGGAAAAAATCATCATCGACTCGGCGGGCACCGGCAGTTGGCACGTAGGCTCGCCTCCGGACCGGAGGATGGAAGCCACCGCCCGCAAAAAAGGTGTCCGCCTGACCTCCATCGCCCAGCAGTTCCAGCCGGGCGATTTCCGCCGTTACGACCTGGTGATCGCCATGGACCGCTCCAACCTGCAAAGCCTGGAATACATGTGTGCACCGGATGTGGCCCAGCAGAAGCTCAAACTGTTCCGCTCCTTCGACCCGCACGCCAACGGCGACCTGGACGTGCCGGACCCTTACTACGGCGGCCAGGCCGGATTTGAAAACGTGTTTGAGATCGTGAACAGGACCTGTCCGCAGATCCTGGAATACATAAGAACCCGATTCTGA
- the purB gene encoding adenylosuccinate lyase, translated as MIERYTLPEMAFIWKPENRFRIWLAIEIHACEALADLKQIPQEAVDTIKQKAGFDVQRIDEIEKEVKHDVIAFLTSVAEHVGPDARFMHVGMTSSDVLDTALAVQLKDASNLILRELERFSEVLKQRALEHKHTPVIGRTHGIHAEPTSFGLKLANWYEEVNRNRKRMEQARDQIAVGQISGAVGVFAGIDVDVEEYVCDQLELKPARISSQVIQRDRHAQFFTTLAIVATTLEKIATEIRHLQKTEVLEAEEYFSKGQKGSSAMPHKRNPVVSEQICGLARVVRANAMAAMENMPLWHERDISHSSVERIIGPDSTILVHYMLNKMIRLIEQLVVYPDNMMRNLELTKGLVFSEHVLLALTRKGVTRDEAYRMVQRNAMQVWEQGGDFVSLLKQDKDIKEKLSAEEIDQAFDLKKHLRNVDRIFERVFNE; from the coding sequence TTGATCGAACGTTACACACTGCCCGAAATGGCTTTCATTTGGAAGCCGGAAAACCGTTTTCGCATCTGGCTCGCCATTGAAATCCATGCCTGCGAGGCGCTTGCTGATCTCAAACAAATTCCGCAGGAGGCGGTGGACACGATCAAGCAGAAAGCCGGCTTCGATGTCCAACGCATTGACGAAATCGAAAAGGAAGTGAAGCACGACGTCATCGCCTTTTTGACATCCGTGGCGGAGCACGTGGGACCGGACGCACGTTTCATGCACGTGGGCATGACATCGTCCGATGTTCTGGACACGGCGCTGGCGGTGCAGTTGAAGGACGCGTCGAACCTGATTCTGCGCGAACTCGAACGCTTTTCCGAGGTGTTGAAACAACGTGCGCTGGAGCACAAACACACTCCGGTCATCGGGCGCACGCACGGCATTCACGCGGAGCCGACGTCGTTCGGCCTGAAGCTCGCCAACTGGTACGAAGAGGTCAATCGCAACCGCAAGCGCATGGAGCAGGCGCGCGACCAGATCGCTGTCGGGCAGATTTCCGGTGCGGTCGGCGTGTTCGCGGGCATCGACGTGGATGTGGAGGAATACGTCTGCGACCAACTGGAACTGAAACCGGCGCGCATCTCCAGCCAGGTCATCCAGCGCGACCGGCACGCGCAGTTTTTCACGACGCTGGCGATCGTCGCCACCACGCTGGAGAAGATCGCCACAGAAATCCGCCACCTGCAGAAAACCGAAGTGCTGGAAGCGGAAGAATATTTTTCAAAGGGACAAAAGGGGTCGTCGGCGATGCCGCACAAGCGCAACCCTGTTGTCTCCGAACAGATTTGCGGACTGGCGCGCGTGGTGCGCGCCAATGCCATGGCGGCGATGGAGAACATGCCGCTGTGGCACGAGCGCGATATCAGCCATTCGTCGGTGGAGCGTATCATCGGGCCGGACAGCACCATCCTCGTTCACTACATGCTGAACAAAATGATCCGGCTGATCGAGCAGTTGGTGGTGTACCCGGACAACATGATGCGCAATCTGGAGCTGACGAAGGGGCTGGTTTTTTCCGAACACGTTTTGCTCGCGCTCACGCGCAAGGGTGTGACGCGGGACGAGGCGTATCGCATGGTGCAGCGCAATGCCATGCAGGTGTGGGAACAGGGCGGCGACTTCGTCTCCCTGCTGAAGCAGGATAAGGACATCAAGGAAAAGTTGAGCGCCGAGGAGATCGATCAGGCGTTCGATTTGAAAAAACATTTGCGGAATGTGGACCGCATTTTTGAGAGAGTGTTCAATGAATAG
- the orn gene encoding oligoribonuclease, translating into MSLVDSSNLVWMDLEMTGLDPDKEEIIEIATIVTDSQLNIMAEGPCLVIHQDDEILERMDEWNQKTHSASGLIQKVKESTLTLQDAERQTIDFIKQYVPYKTSPLCGNSIQQDRRFLDRYMKDLTDYLHYRNIDVTSIKEVIRRWYPNGTRLPKKSDAHMALTDVRESIEELIFYRNNYFIDLSSYLSEEGNL; encoded by the coding sequence ATGAGTCTTGTGGATTCCAGCAATCTGGTTTGGATGGACCTGGAAATGACCGGGTTGGATCCGGACAAGGAAGAAATTATTGAAATCGCCACCATCGTCACCGACAGCCAGCTCAACATCATGGCGGAAGGCCCCTGCCTGGTGATTCACCAGGACGACGAAATTCTTGAGCGGATGGACGAGTGGAACCAGAAAACTCATTCCGCCTCCGGCCTCATTCAGAAAGTGAAAGAATCGACGCTGACGCTGCAGGATGCGGAACGGCAAACGATCGATTTCATCAAGCAGTACGTGCCTTACAAAACCTCGCCGCTCTGCGGGAACTCCATTCAACAGGACCGGCGATTCCTCGATCGTTACATGAAAGACTTGACGGACTATCTGCACTACCGCAACATCGACGTGACTTCCATCAAGGAGGTGATCCGCCGATGGTACCCGAACGGCACGCGCCTGCCGAAAAAGAGCGACGCACACATGGCGCTCACCGACGTGCGGGAGTCCATCGAGGAACTCATTTTTTACCGTAACAATTATTTCATCGACTTGTCGAGCTACCTGTCCGAGGAAGGAAACCTGTAA
- the argF gene encoding ornithine carbamoyltransferase: MDISLPQKDFLVLTDFTHEQLTALLDLADDMKRQPENYRTALAGKSLGMIFNKQSTRTRISFEVGMFQLGGQALFFSPGDMQLSRGESISDTAKVLSRYLDAVMIRTFAYEEIVELAQHATIPIINGLTDFNHPCQALADMMTIREHFGKLAGLKLTYIGDGNNMAVSLLFACIRMGMHISIASPPNYTITPKAMEWILDDAERANLEICLTDNIEEAAKGADVVYTDVWASMGQEEERKKRLHDLADYTVDDMVMSFANPNAVFMHCLPAHRGEEVGASVIDGAASIVFDQAENRLHLQKAILYGLIK, encoded by the coding sequence ATGGACATCTCGTTGCCGCAAAAAGATTTTCTGGTGCTCACCGATTTCACCCATGAGCAGTTGACCGCGCTCCTCGATCTCGCGGACGACATGAAGCGCCAGCCGGAAAACTACCGCACCGCGCTCGCCGGGAAATCGCTGGGCATGATTTTCAACAAGCAATCGACACGCACCCGCATCTCGTTCGAGGTGGGCATGTTCCAGCTGGGCGGGCAGGCGCTCTTTTTCAGCCCCGGCGACATGCAACTGTCGCGCGGCGAGAGCATCAGCGACACGGCAAAAGTGCTGTCGCGGTATCTCGACGCGGTGATGATCCGCACCTTCGCTTACGAAGAAATCGTGGAGTTGGCCCAGCACGCCACCATACCCATCATCAACGGCCTCACCGATTTCAACCACCCCTGCCAGGCGCTGGCCGACATGATGACCATCCGCGAACACTTCGGCAAGCTTGCGGGGTTGAAACTCACTTACATCGGCGACGGCAACAACATGGCGGTGTCTCTGCTGTTCGCATGCATTCGCATGGGCATGCACATCTCCATCGCCAGTCCGCCCAATTACACGATCACGCCCAAAGCCATGGAATGGATTCTCGATGACGCGGAACGGGCCAACCTCGAAATCTGCCTGACGGACAACATTGAGGAGGCGGCCAAAGGCGCGGACGTGGTGTACACAGATGTGTGGGCCAGCATGGGGCAGGAAGAGGAACGCAAAAAACGCCTGCACGACTTGGCCGACTACACGGTGGATGACATGGTGATGTCATTCGCCAATCCGAACGCCGTGTTCATGCACTGCCTGCCCGCGCACCGGGGGGAGGAGGTCGGTGCCTCGGTGATCGACGGTGCCGCCTCGATCGTGTTCGACCAGGCGGAAAACCGCCTGCACCTGCAGAAAGCCATTCTGTACGGACTGATTAAATGA